AATCGAAGAAATAAATATGGCGCTCTCGCGGCTTCGATACCCTGTGATCTCACGCGCGCCGTCTCTCTTCCGAGCTCGGCTTCTCTCCTCCTCCACCAGATCACTCACTCGGTACGGTTCTCGATTCCCTTTGCTCATTATGATCAACTCGAAAGCAACAGTCTTTGATTGTGTCACTGAATTTTGGGTTCTGGGTTTGTGGATATTTGATTCAATTGGGGTTTGGATGGTGAGGATTTTGGGTTTTGTGGTGGTGGGTTTTGGCGGGTTTGTGTTGGAGTGGCTTCGGTTTTGTCAAGTTTGGTTTTTTAAAGCTAATAGAGCAGGGTTTTGGGATTGAGAATTGTTATGTGGGAGTAAGTAGTGAAATGTGTTATGTGATCGTTATTGTTACTTGATGATGCAGAGGTTCCGGTGTGCAGAATTCGATTGTGGGAGGTGATACAACTCTTTTAAGGTATGTAGTTGCTGACTTTTCGTTTGCCAAATTGAGTTCTGGTTGCTTAGTTAGCAACTTACTGTGATAGTTGTTCATACTGCATTTAGTTATTGACATTTATTTGAGGAATAGTGGTTTATCATTTTCCAACTAGAGGAGGGTTATTTTGATTACTGTTGTTTCCATAAACATAAGAAGGAATGTCGGGGTCGCGTGTAAGCATCATATGTTAAAGCTTCATTGCCAGAATTAAAAATGGCATCGTAGATTCTTCCTGATTTGTCTATACATCTAGTTGGGATGAGTTATAACTTGCTTGCTTCTGCAGTACTTTCATTCTCTGTGATTGTGTGTGCTGGCATTTTACTGACGAATTTTGATCAGGCCTGCATCTTTGTCCATGCTCACCGGAGTCCAGTACAAATTTTCATATCTCAAGGTTAGTGTTTGTAATGTATATCAGTAGATAATAGATACCTCACCATGTGTAATAATATCATTAATATGCTGATGTTGTTATCATTTTCAGACTTGGAGGGGTGTTAAGCATTACTCAACTGCAGGTATGGCTTTACCATTTAGTTACAAATCTCTTTCATTATAAACTCAAGGTGTTTGGGTTCTTAGTGTTTCCATTCTGACCACGTTGATTGTTATTTCAGATCCTTTGTATGCTGTCCTTGATATGCCTGCTTTGTCTCCTACTATGGTAAGCCTCAGCAGGGAATAGTTTTAGTTCTAACACCTTTAGTAGTTTGATATTTCTCTCACTTTATTACTGACGTACCATTATACTTGGTAGAGTCAAGGAAACATTGCAAAATGGAGGAAGAAAGAGGGAGATAAGGTTAGTCATGCAAAACGTACTAAGGTTCTAGGTTTCATACACATGCAGACGGACATATCCTATCTTTCTTAAGATGAAGATAATGAAAATATTTGTTTGTTTCATCCGTAAATTCTGTGTTATGACTGTTGGTTAATTCTAACAGATTGCAGTGGGTGATGTGCTGTGTGAAATTGAAACTGACAAAGCGACTCTTGAATTTGAAAGTCTTGAGGAAGGGTAAGTCTTTCTTTTTGCATTATTTCATAAATAATATTTTTGATTTGGATAGGAAATAATGCATGGTTTACGTTAGCTTTCTAGTGATACTTTTGGTTCACATCTGTATTCAGATAGTTTCTCTTAGCACAGACAAAGGAAGTGTTTATCATTGGACTTGTTTCAGTTATCATCATTTCATTATGATATTATCATCATTACTTTTCATCCATGATGTCGGTATTATTTTTTATAGTACATTATTATTATGGTCAGTCATGATCTTATGCGATTCTTACTAATTCTGTATTCCATACACTATTATATGTATTATATTCTCATACTTTCTCTTGCAGGTTTCTAGCCAAGATACTGGTACCTGAAGGCTCAAAGGATGTGCCTGTGGGACAACCTATTGCAGTAACGGTAACCAATGATAATTTTTAGCTTTTCCCTTATATGTGATGACTCGTACTCACTTGCATATCACTCACCCGTGCCCACAGAAAAACACATAAGTTGGAGTTATGAGAAAATATTTTGTTGTCCAAAGAGCCAATTTAGTGCTAGTTAAATTCTTTGTATGTGCTTTAGTGCCAAGTTGAATTCTTCACTATTTTATAATTATTACTTCATCAGAATGTTTCCATATCTTTTTCTACTGCTAGTCCAAATCATTTAGATTTTTTTTTTCTTATGTTTTACTATTTTTATATTATAATATAAGAATTACCTTTAACTACTACCCCGAGCAATTAGTTATTGTAGACACTAACTTTATTGCATTCTCAAGGTCGAGGATCAAGATGAAATCCAAAACATCCCTGCTAATATTGGGGGTGGATCTGAGGTGAAAGAGGACATACCACAAAATCAGAAAGATGGAGCACAAGATACAAGTTCTGTGGGGATAAACACAGCAGACCTTCCTCCTCACATTGTTGTTGAAATGCCAGCGTTGTCTCCAACAATGGTAAGGAAGCTATATTCGTACTTTCTGCCAAGATTATCAGGCTGAGTTTATCATAAAGCTTATGGTTGATTTTCATGTGTTCCTGTTCAGAGCCAAGGTAACATTGCTGTGTGGAGAAAGAAAGAAGGAGATAAGGTTACTTATATTTAATTAAGAGTCTGAATACTAAGTAGCATTATTTGACGTATGTTAAGTTCGTCAACCAATGAAAATGACTCCTTTTCTCGAATATGTATTAACAGATAGAAGTTGGTGATGTGTTGTGTGAGATAGAGACGGACAAAGCAACCCTTGAATTTGAATGCCTTGAAGAGGGGTAAATATATACAATCTTTACTCATGTTGAGTTTTCTGTTATAGAGCACATGAACTTTGGTTGTGTTTGTGTCACTGTATGTTTAGTTCATTATATATTCGGATGTTGTGTAGATAGTAATTGAAGAAAATTTGATGCCTATTACATTTTTTATGCAGTTGAAATGTACTTTAAGTATTTAACCGTGGCTGTGTGGGTGAAATGTCTGATTAACGTGTACCAGTCCAGCATGATAAATAAAAATTGAGAAACCGTTGCTTTATAAACCATGTTGAAATTTTGGAACAGTAACTGTAAAAGTTTAGCCAAGTGAACATGAGGAACGTTGACTTTATTTTCTTTCTATATATTTTTGAAGAATGCTAGAGGCAAAGGAAATTCTAAGAGTATATTGAGTGGAAGAGTAGGAAGTTATATAGTTCAATTACACCAATAATCAGCTACTAATTTTGCGTATAATATACTGGTCTATTGCTATGTTTTCCCCTTAGTTGTTTTGGGATCATTTGCAGTTAAAAATATTGGTTCTACTCCTTCCGCTGATTTTCTTAGAATCATTCTTCTTTTTATGCTTTGGTGAATAGTTGAGAAAAAGTGCATACATAACTTTTAATGAATGACTTTTCCCAGGGGATCTTGATTATTTATTATATGGATTTTGGTTGTAGATATTTGGCTAAAATACTAGCACCTGAAGGCTCAAAAGATGTGGCTGTTGGCCAACCAATTGCAGTAACAGTAAGTGCAAAAAGCTTGTAGGACTTTATAATTTGTCTTTTATCTATTGCTGAGGAAGTTTTCGCATCTTAAGCCCTTATGACATGAAGAAGCTTTTAAAAACCTGTTAATTAATCAATTAGTGAACTAGTTTAGTTTTTTCAGCTAGTTAACTGATGATACATTTTATTGATCTCATCATGTCAAACAAAATTTATGGTGTCTAAAGACATGTGAGACCACTAATATACAAAAATGGTGATTCTTGGTGTTTGGCAAGGTTGAGGATGCAGCTGATTTGGAAACTGTAAAGAGTAGTGTCAGTGTTGGTTCAAGTGTCAAAGAAGAAAAACCCATCCATCAGGATACTAAACATGAAAGTGGAGCTGTAAAAACAACCAGCGTCTTAAGGATCAGTCCAGCAGCTAAGATGCTAATTCTAGAACATGGATTGGATAAATCGTCATTGAGGGCATCAGGTGCTCACGGGACACTACTGAAAGGTGATGTTTTAGCTGCAATAAAGTCAGGAATTGGATCTTCAAAAGTTTCATCTAAAGAGAAAGCACCTTCATCTCCTCAAGCACATACAAAGATAGCTTCAGCATCAGCAGATTCAAGGTCCTTAAAGCAGATAGATTTTGAAGAGTTTCCCAACAGTCAAATTCGCAAGGTAGGTTTCATTCACAGGATTAGTAGGTTCGGAAATAAGGTTTATCAATTCAGTTTTGAACTAACTTTGCTAGCCTCATGGATCTGTGTAATAGAATTGGGTGCGCAACATCTAAAGCCAGCCATGCTTGAACCAACATGAATTATAAGAGATGTTAGGTTGTTTACATGTGGATGCCAAAAGGATGAAATTCTTATATCAAGTTATATGGCTTATAGTGGCTATACTAGTACAACTTAGCACATGCCAAAAGAATGAGAAGATCATTATGTATTTATTGTTTGGGGTAAAATACATAGGCTGTCTAATATGCAGTATCATCCTGTGTATTGGTTTTCAATATTCTTATAAGCTGAATGCATATTGTCTAATCCTTCAAACATTTTGGCTGGGATATTAACGTTGCAAATAAGTTGTTTTGTTCAAGATGTTATTGAAGTATTCGTAATTTGTTTTACAGGTGATAGCTACTAGGTTGCTGGAATCAAAACAAAACATACCACATTTGTACTTATCCGCAGGTCATGATACTTACTCGGTGAAGCCTTTATTTGTTACTACAAAGTAATCCTTATCTAAAATTAGTTCCTGTTCTCTTTCAGATGTTATACTGGATCCACTTCTTTCTCTTAGAAAGGATCTTAAAGGTATAAAGCGCCTCAAGATTTTACATTTTTTTTGCTCTTCAGCATTTTTTGGACCTAATCATTTCTTTTGGTGGGATCCTGAATTGCAGAGCAGCATAATGTTAAAGTTTCAGTGAATGACATTGTCATTAGAGCTGTAGCTATTGCACTGAGAAATGTACCGGAAGCAAATGGTAATGACATATGAACAAGCATTCCAGTTCAAACAATTTACTTACTGACGCCCCGTAGAATTTATTGGGGGTGGAAGTAGGCATGAGGGCTACTATAAATATATTTTGTTGTATGAAAGTGTATTCATTTGGAATGAGAAATGTTCTGTAAATTAATCTTCTAATAAGTGGCATTTCCTGTCCCGACTACAGCTTACTGGGATGCTGAAAAAGGAGAAGCCATTCTTTGTGATTCTGTTGATATATCAATTGCTGTCGCTACCGACAAGGTAAGATGATGGTCATTAGCTTCCTAGAAAGTATTTTACAGCACCCATTCAAACTATATGGTTTCGATACAGGGTCTGATGACTCCGATTGTGAAAAATGCGGATCAGAAAACAATATCTGCAATCTCCTCAGAGGTATTTCAAACTTTGTTTCTTGTGAATTGCTTCCATCCTTATATTTTCCTTTTATCTTTATGATAAAGACAGGTGTCAGTTATGGAACATGAATTACTTAATATAATGTTCACTGGCTTGATATGGCAATCTCATGTATGAGTTCGTCTAGGGTGGATATCCTTTAATGCTTGTTAGATAGAGGGGACCTGAAATGATGTTACAGTTGTTGTTATTTTCATTTTTCCATAGTTTCGAAAAATTTTATGCTCTTTGTTTGTCAGGTCAAGGAGCTAGCTGAGAAGGCACGGGCAGGAAAGCTTAAGCCAATTGAATTCCAAGGAGGGACTTTCAGGTGAACTAATAATCTAATTTTCTAATTTTAGTTGCTTTTCCCCTTGTTACCTTTGTTAATTGAGTAGGTCTAAACTATGTTGCTATTTCTTTTGCAGCATTTCAAATTTGGGGATGTTTCCGGTGGATCACTTCTGTGCAATTATAAATCCACCTCAGGTTCTCCCTCTCTCTCTCACTCTCTCTGTCTGTCTATATGTGTGTGTGTGCGTGTGTGTGTGTGGTCCTCTTTAGTTATTTTTCGGTTAATGTTGCATACCGAGAACTTGAAAATGGCACAACAAATTCGTTAATGATCAAGTTACAACAAACTTTCTTATTACTCGTCTTGAATGAAAGTTTAAGCTGTTCATGCTGAATGTTGCTTATTTGCGTGGGAATCTTGGTTCTGAAAATGAGCAGCTAGTTTGATACCTTATGTAATTTATCTTTACTTCTTCAGGCCAGTATCCTTGCTGTAGGCAGAGGCAACAAAGTTGTTCAACCAGTAATTGGGAGTGATGGTAATATTTTGCTCATTCAACTTTTCAGTTTTAAATAATCATATGCTCTTTTGGAGTAGGCTAATAAAGTGAACATCTTTTTCCCTTAGGAATTGAAAGGCCAGCAGTTGTCACAAAAATGAACTTGACATTATCAGCAGATCATCGTGTTTTTGATGGCAAAGTTGGAGGTATATAATGTCACGATCTGAATTCCAAATTGCATTTGAGAAAAGAAAATGCCTCAATCCTAGTTTTCAAATAGATACTTGCACTAGAGAAAGAGATCAATTAGCTGATAAGGACTATGGTTTGCACCAATTATATTTTTACTTGCTCATGAAATAAATATGCCAATTAATTTGCAGGTTCATTCCTCTCAGCTTTACAATCAAACTTCAGTGACATCCGAAGACTTCTTTTGTAAATGACAAAGTGAGATAAAGCCTTAATCTAAGCCACGGGATTCCCCAGAAACAGCCATGATGGCGATTCTCTTACGAAAATCACAATATTTTGTTCCCAGGATATCCATTCCCTGCACATTCGCATTTGTTGTGCCATCTTGGTTTGTAGAACTCTTGCTGTCACTTCAAATTCAATTTTCTATTTTGTGGCAGCAAAATAGTTGAGGTACCAATTGGTGCAAGATTTTGGTTTACTTACCATCTGATTCCAAAATATTTCTTCCCTTTAATAAAGGGAATAATGTACAAACTCGGCACGAAAAAGATAGCATTTTTCATCAATAAAGTTTCCTATCTGGTGTGCAGAATTTGGTTCTTTTTGCTTGTGTTTTTCCAAAATAATTTGTTCCAAGGTCTCTACCTCAGTCCTCATTTGGAATGTGCAATCTCCGCTGATAAATTCTAAAGTGAAGTTTTAGCTCCTAAAACGGGATATGAAATCAGTAAGATGGAAATGGAACAAAATTTTGATACTGGTCATTGTTCTTTGGAACATTGTTTACCAAATTGATTGATTATTAAAGCATGATGATCTGTCTGAATGTGATTAGGCTGGGTTTAGTGTTTAATAACTCCAATAAGAAAATCTACTTGTCAGTCATTGTCAGCTAGTCCGCCCTTGTTTAAATGTAAAGTAATGGTAATCACATCCTCTTAGTTTTTTTAATCTATCTTAAGCATCTAGTCCCCTACCACCTTGTTCATTAATCATAAATTAAGTGAACAATCTTTCCTCATT
Above is a window of Fragaria vesca subsp. vesca linkage group LG7, FraVesHawaii_1.0, whole genome shotgun sequence DNA encoding:
- the LOC101303160 gene encoding dihydrolipoyllysine-residue acetyltransferase component 1 of pyruvate dehydrogenase complex, mitochondrial-like gives rise to the protein MALSRLRYPVISRAPSLFRARLLSSSTRSLTRGSGVQNSIVGGDTTLLRPASLSMLTGVQYKFSYLKTWRGVKHYSTADPLYAVLDMPALSPTMSQGNIAKWRKKEGDKIAVGDVLCEIETDKATLEFESLEEGFLAKILVPEGSKDVPVGQPIAVTVEDQDEIQNIPANIGGGSEVKEDIPQNQKDGAQDTSSVGINTADLPPHIVVEMPALSPTMSQGNIAVWRKKEGDKIEVGDVLCEIETDKATLEFECLEEGYLAKILAPEGSKDVAVGQPIAVTVEDAADLETVKSSVSVGSSVKEEKPIHQDTKHESGAVKTTSVLRISPAAKMLILEHGLDKSSLRASGAHGTLLKGDVLAAIKSGIGSSKVSSKEKAPSSPQAHTKIASASADSRSLKQIDFEEFPNSQIRKVIATRLLESKQNIPHLYLSADVILDPLLSLRKDLKEQHNVKVSVNDIVIRAVAIALRNVPEANAYWDAEKGEAILCDSVDISIAVATDKGLMTPIVKNADQKTISAISSEVKELAEKARAGKLKPIEFQGGTFSISNLGMFPVDHFCAIINPPQASILAVGRGNKVVQPVIGSDGIERPAVVTKMNLTLSADHRVFDGKVGGSFLSALQSNFSDIRRLLL